The Aliiroseovarius sediminilitoris region TGAACCGTCTGGCATGGTGGGACTGGCCGGTTGAGCATATCGCCCGCGCGCGCGCGGCGCTGGAGGCGGGCGATGTGGATGGGTTGGAGGCGCTGGCACCTGACGCCTAGTGACTGCCGAGAATACCCGTGCGCACCGAATAATCGGCGGCCACCTCATAGTCGGGGTCATCATCACTGTCGACGATCAGGTGGCCCGCTTTTGTCAGCAACTTGTGACAATCCCGGCTCAGATGGCGCAGTTGAATTTTCTTACCCTCGGCCTCATATTTCAGGGCCACCGCCTCGATCGCTTGCAGAGCGGATTGGTCGACCACGCGCGAGCGGGCGAACTCGATCACCACAAGATCGGGGTCGTTCTTGACGTCAAACAGCTCAATAAATCCGTCGGACGATCCGAAGAACAGGGGGCCTTCCACGTCATAGACCTTGGCGCCGTCTTCTTCGCGCGTCACCGCGTGAATGCGCGCCGCCGCGTTCCACGCATATGCCAGCGCCGAGACGATCACACCGACGACCACAGCGACCGCAAGATCTTCATAAACCGTCACTGCGGTCACCAGCAGGATGACGAACGCGTCGGTCTTGGGCACGCGGCGCAGGATGGTCAGCGAATTCCACGCAAATGTGCCGATCACAACCATGAACATGACGCCAACAAGTGCGGCCAGCGGGATCATCTCGATCCACGAGGACGCCGCAACGATGAACAGCAGCAGGAAAATCGCCGCCGCGATCCCCGCGATCCGGGTGCGCCCGCCAGATTTCACATTGATCATCGACTGCCCGATCATGGCACAACCGCCCATGCCGCCAAAAAAGCCGGTGACGACATTCGCCGTTCCCTGCGCAATACATTCCTGCGAAGCGCCACCACGATGACCAGTCATCTCGCCCACAAGGTTCAGGGTCAGAAGGCTTTCGATCAGACCGATTGCGGCGAGGATCACCGCGTAGGGCAGGATGATCCAAAGCGTCTCAAGCGTGAAGGGGGCCAGCATCGCCGGGGGATAGATCCCCTCGCCCGTGCCAAAAGGGTTGTGAAAGCTGGGCAAACCACCCTTGATTGACGCCAAATCGCCCACGGTGGGCACATTGATCCCAAAGGCGATCACGATGCCCGCGACGATCCCGATCCCCGCCAGAGGAGCGGGAATGACCTTGGTGAGTTTCGGCATACCCCAAATGATCAGCATGGTCAGGCCGACCAGGCCCAACATGCTGTAAAGCCGCAGGCCCGTCAGCCATTGCTCCGGGTTGTCCGGGTTCTTGAACTGCGTCAGCTGCGCCAGGAAAATCACGATCGCCAATCCGTTCACGAAACCCAGCATCACCGGGTGTGGCACCAGCCGGATGAACTTTCCCCAGTGCATGACACCGGCAAAGACCTGCAAGATCCCCATCAGGACGACCGTGGCAAAAAGGTATTCCACCCCGTGCTTGGCCACCAGCGCGACCATCACCACCGCCAGCGCGCCCGTCGCCCCCGAAATCATGCCGGGCCGCCCCCCGATCACCGCGGTGATCAGCCCAACAAGAAACGCCGCATAAAGCCCGACGAGCGGGTGAACGCCAGCCACGAAGGCAAAGGCCACGGCTTCCGGCACAAGGGCCAAAGCCACGGTCAGGCCTGACAAGACCTCGATTTTGATGCGGTTGGGCGTCAGCTCTTCGGATTGCGACAGGCGCAGGTCGGGGCGTTCAATACGGGCGGCATAACGTGCCAAAAGGGCTCGGGGCATCGGGTTACCTCGTTTGGGGAAATCTGTTCGCGATGTGCGCTGACTACAGGCATTCGGTAGCGTAAACAATGCCCCATGCAGGATACTGCCTTGCATTTGCCGCATGGCAACAGGAGCATCGGCACGATAATCTGGCCACAAAAGCGCAAGGAGACAGGCATGGACATGCATATCGGGATCATCGGCGGCTCGGGTATTTACGAGATTGACGGGCTGGACGGTGCGCGTTGGCACCGTGTGGACAGCCCTTGGGGCACGCCATCCGATCAGGTTCTGACAGGACGACTGGGCGGGATGAAAATGTCCTTCCTGCCGCGGCACGGGCGCGGACATGTGCATGCGCCGTCGGACGTGCCCTATCGTGCCAATATCGACGCGCTGAAACGGCTGGGCGTCACGGATGTGATCAGCGTGTCGGCCTGTGGGTCGTTCCGTGAAAACATGG contains the following coding sequences:
- a CDS encoding SulP family inorganic anion transporter is translated as MPRALLARYAARIERPDLRLSQSEELTPNRIKIEVLSGLTVALALVPEAVAFAFVAGVHPLVGLYAAFLVGLITAVIGGRPGMISGATGALAVVMVALVAKHGVEYLFATVVLMGILQVFAGVMHWGKFIRLVPHPVMLGFVNGLAIVIFLAQLTQFKNPDNPEQWLTGLRLYSMLGLVGLTMLIIWGMPKLTKVIPAPLAGIGIVAGIVIAFGINVPTVGDLASIKGGLPSFHNPFGTGEGIYPPAMLAPFTLETLWIILPYAVILAAIGLIESLLTLNLVGEMTGHRGGASQECIAQGTANVVTGFFGGMGGCAMIGQSMINVKSGGRTRIAGIAAAIFLLLFIVAASSWIEMIPLAALVGVMFMVVIGTFAWNSLTILRRVPKTDAFVILLVTAVTVYEDLAVAVVVGVIVSALAYAWNAAARIHAVTREEDGAKVYDVEGPLFFGSSDGFIELFDVKNDPDLVVIEFARSRVVDQSALQAIEAVALKYEAEGKKIQLRHLSRDCHKLLTKAGHLIVDSDDDPDYEVAADYSVRTGILGSH